The DNA window AGGTCAGGTCGCAGGCCTCGCAGTAGAAGCCAGCGCCGCGACCGCGTTTGCCCAcccccgcgccggccggcacgAGTGAAGAGGTGCCGACGAGCTTGCTGAAGTCTTGGGTGGCGTTGCGCGCCGTCGTGAGCGTCTCGCTGCCGTCCATCGGCTTGTAGTACTTCTTGCCCGCCATCTTTGCCTCCCAGCGCGCCTTgcgctcctccttctcggcggcctcgcgctccttgGCTTTCGCGGCATACTCGTCGAGGTCGTACTTTTTCCTAAAGTCTGTgtcgccggccggctggcCGTATGCGGACCCTTTGCTGGACATGGTGACGGATGTTGCTTTTCAGCGCGGAAAGTCGTCGCGTGTTCGGTTTCCTGCGGACACAGATCAGAAGACGACCGCCCAGATTGACCTTCACAGTAAGCGATAAGCGATAAGGCCGCTGAACCGCTGAAAGATCGCTAAAATACAGCTTGGCGGGGCAGCTGAGACAGTGGCGGGGCTAATAGGTTGTTTTTTTCAGTTCCGGACGGAGCACGGattacggaatacggaatacatccATTCACTGAatctgcatcctgcatggccccactgAGCTGCAGCTCTCAGGTCGACACAGCCATCCTCCCTACCTGAACCACCCAAATACTTTCTCTGCGGCGGTTTCTGTACATACGTGCATCTCCCAGCTCCTCCGGCAATCTTCCCTGCATCTGAGTTCCCGTTCGTCAACTATCTTACAACCACCAAGATCCCCCTTAATGAGACGACCTCCACTGCctcacctcctcctcgctgatCTCCCGCAGCTTATTCACCACCGCCGGCTTGCCCGTCACGACGCCGTGCGCGATCTCGGCCACGTGCCCGATGATGGTCTTGTGGGAGATGGCGTAGTGCGCCGTGGCCATGCTGACGCGGATGATGGCGAGCCGGGGGTCGTTCTCGCTGCCGTCGtggacgccgtcgcccagGTCGCCCAGCCACGCCCGCAGGTGCGGGCTGTAGTACTTCTTGACCAGCGACCGGTCCGTGATGACGCTGGCCGTGCCGCTGACCGACGCCCTATACAACAACATGAATTGGTTTTTCCCTAATCTAGTCATTGGGAGCAGCTTGGGAGCAAAAAGGAACTGTCTCGGGAGCAACTACGAGCTACCCAAAACCGTAATCGGCTAAAATGAGCTTGGGTTTGACTGACCACTCGCCTGCGTGCGTCAGGAAGCTGATGTTGGTGTGCGAGTCGCCCGCCAGGTCGCCCGTCTTGCCCGACTCGGTGTTGGTGTGGAAAAGCAGGTCAACTCCGCCTGTTTCCTGTTCGTCGCGCGCGGAGTCGGCCGCCCGAGTTAGCCCGCTGGGATCGGGCTGGTGTGAGAAACGCCGGGATGGGTGACGCCTACCTGAGCTGCCAACGCCATGCATCTGGACACTAATCTTCCGGAGGCAGCATCACGCGTGGTCATCATGGCAAACTTGCAGTGTGTCATGAATGCGCTGAGATCGCGGATCTTCTGCTCCAGGGACACGTCCGTGTCGAGGTTGGCCTCCTTATACGGGTCGGCGTGCTTGGTCTCAGGGTTCTGTTGAGCCATTGTGATGTTTCTTGGTTTCGTTTGTCCAATCTTGTTGTTTTGCTACCGTTGACGCTGGAGGTGTAAGCTGTTCGAATCTCGAGTTCCTCCAGAGGAAGTGGTTTATCTTGCTTCACAGCAACACGGTCATGGAGAAAAAGGCTTGTTTCTTGCCCATGATGTAAACCTTTTCCTTCATCGCTTTATCATGCCATCATCGAACTACAGCCCCACACAAACATTTGTGGCGCTTCTCCTCTACATCGCGACGTCGGGCACTTACTGAAAGTACTGCTATAATACACCAGTACATGAGCTTCCTCAGGTGTTGAGGGTATCTTAGGTTATCCATGAGTGGGCGCATGTCCCTGTCGGTTTGTCAAAGGGTCAGTATTAATTGTTAAGGAGGCTACCTTGAGCATGTCATGGTTCGCGGCTACTGACGTCACGGTTGGTGGGCATATCGATTCTCAACTGAACAGACACCGACTCTAAATACTTGTAAGAGGGGAAGATGGacttaggtaggtagtaaGGTATCCTCACCATTCTTACATCCGGTCCCTACATCTGAGGTAAATGGGGCTTACCTTGCCCTTCCGGCTCTGACAATGAGCGACTAAGGCCGAATCGTCTACATGCGATGAAATATAACCAAGGCCTAGCAAAGAATATCTAAGTCTTTCCGCTTTGGTGGGTGTTGAACGTATACCTGGTAAACTCATCCACGATTGTTTGTCTGGTCCTGCGACCTTCTTGTCCAAGGGTAACAAACAGGGGTGATACAATTGAAGAACATGAGTGTGCCTGATGATGGAACATGACTTCGCCTGCCTCAAACACATGATGGCCGGGAAACGTCGTGCACAGCGCAAGCCGGCTCACAAACATGTATTTCTCCCGCTCTTTCTCGGTTAACGGCCCGGAAGTTGTCTCCTGTTCTTCTTTATCAAGCGGCTGCCCGTCCGTTCTTCGTTAGTTGTTCCCGACCTTTCCTGAGGCACGCGGCCGTCATTGCTTAGTCTGCAGCCTCCCAACCCCGATAGCCCCTCATTGTCGGCAGGCCCCAACGCACCCGAAGCTTCCAAATTAGGCAATTGCGCCCAGTGCATGGAGCGATTTGAGCTGCACTGGGCTGGGGGTTTTGTgaagccgccgcagcagctgccGTCTTGCGCCTTCCCTTTGGGCTTGCTCAAGCCCTTCCCTTCCCATTCTGGCTCTGCTGCCTGATCAGCATCCCATCAGAGAATACCAGGTACATCTGCTTGCCTGCCTGCCAGATATCGCGTCCGACCAACTTGTCAATCTCTCTTCTGGCATCTCTCGACCTTGTGGACTGACGGGTTGCCGGCCAGTTCGGAGCGGACTCAAGGGGGCATCCGATCGACAACCTGCGGATGAGATCTCGCTCACAGCCAACCGAACACCCTAGGTGCCTTGACCTTTTTGCCTCCTAAAAAGATACCGACACTTTTATCGCCTTCTCCGAAGCCGACGTAGGTTTTTTGCCTTGCACGCGACGCAACCCGATTGCTGGACAGCCGGCCGATCGGACCGTCGCGGGCATTTGCGCGGGGTTCCCGGGCAAACGGCAAGATCAGGGCAGACCTCCAGTCTCGACCCTCTCTCGCCTTCCTCTCTCCGCAGCCTCCTCTCCGTACCCGATCAGGATGGATTGGGATTCAGATGACGACGGCGTAAGTAGGCGCCCGCAATCTGTCTCCTTCCCCGGCATGGAGCCGGTAGGGAGCGAGGCGGCCTGCTTTAAGGAGCCATACTAACCCTGCTCTGCAGACCTTCCGTCCGATTGAGCAGCGCGACCAAGAAGAGCAGGCGGAAGCATGGTACAACCATCCCGTTCGAGTTCAGAACAAGGAGCTCTTGGCAGAGAATCTGCGCCTCAAGAAGCTCCTCCGCGAGAACGGCATCTCGTGGGATCCGCGACTGACCCTAGATCCCCACGATCCCAGCAGAGGCACGTGGTCGTCGGGCGTGCCGAAGGTCCAGACTCGCTCGTCCACCGGCCCGGGACGGCTTTCTCAGAGACATGGACGGCTGCCGACCCTGCCCATGGAGATCCAGCTCTTCATCCTAGAGTACGCCCTGACCAGCAAGTACCCGATCATCGACCCCCTCTGTAAGTTGAACAAAGACTGCATGACTGCGACCGAGAAAAGCCGCGGCAACCAGATCGCCATCGGCTTCTTGGCCACCTGCAGAGCTCATCTGATCGAAGGCACGCGATTCCTCTGGCGCAACAACACGTTCATCTTTACGAGCCACCTTGCTTTGCGCAACTTTGCCAATGTCGACCTCGAGCACCGGAAGACCATCAAGTTCGTCACTTTTCGCATCGTCGCTCGCTATTACGACGATGAGAAACGGAAGCACTTTGCCCCGTTCCCTTCTCCGGGGTATGCGTACGACAAGCCGATCAACCTCAAGGTTATCCCGCGGACCAAGGAAAAGAACCTCGCCCGCAAGGGATTTCGCAGTTACACCTGGGATCAGGTCGTCGACTTTCTCGACGCAATGCGGCCGCCCTTTGACCCCAATCACCGCAGCGGACAGCCGCGCCCCCGCCTGCTGCCTAACCTGGAGTGTCTGAGGATGGATTTTGTCAACTTTCCAGATGATTTTCTCACGCCTCCGAGAGGGACGGCCCTCCACGATCTTGCCTCTCACGACCTTGGATGCACCTTGAACGAACTTCAGCTCACCGGTCTTCCAGAGTGTCTGTGGGGCCAGGAGATTGCCGCCCATCTGTCTGGAATGGTCAAGGACGATGGCCTCCGCCTTACCGCCGACTCGGTCTTCGTCTACTGTCGCAACCATCTCCGTCGATTGTCGGGCTGGAGGTGGGATCCAACTTGGTACCCGAAGGTGATTCGGGGATGGAAGCTACTGGCGGATGAGCACGCACGCACCACGGACAAGACAACCGCACCCCAACGCTCCCATGCCCACCACGATGAACATGCAGGCCCGCCCAGAATGCCACCGGCCCCCAAGGAGGAAGGCCATCCGGAGACGCAGTGGAAGAAGCGTCGCACTATCTTCAAGCGCGTACCTATTGCGATAGACGACGAAACACGCACTTGGTGCGAGTTTGACCGGCTGACCGGCCGCCCCATTCCTGATGACGCCTACGATTCTGAGGATGACGACTACGACATATCCGACCTCATCTGCCCCGGTTGCGGCATCATGCACGGTCCTCCGGAAGAACACTGATCGAGGCTCGCCTAATGTTGTCGATGCTTTGCCAGCGGGAGGCGAGCATTTGCTGCCCAAGATTGTCATACATGGTAGCACTTTTTTTTGGTGGAGATGGCAGCAGAAGCGCTCGGGGGCTGCACACCTATCGTCTACGGCAGCTTGGCCATTTTTCTTGCTATTCATGAACCATGTATTGCTTTCACAAGGGTTGTGTGTGTCAGGTTTGCCGGAGCGGATAGCATCTACATGGAACGGTGACGGCGTTGGAACTGGGCACCACAAGAACAGCGCTTAGACGGTACCAGGAGCGTTGACGACGTTAATGAGGGGAACGAGGAATGGGCTTACATGTCTCCCTGGTCGGATTCGGGACATTCAACACGATGCCAGATACCCTTAGCTTACCGTAAGCCAGCGCCGCTTGATCATTGGTTTTTATGTGCGTGTTCCGAATCACCTTGTAAATCACTCGGTTTCCAGCTCTCGCTGTGCCGCTCTTTGGTTTGCCGATTTCAGAACGTAGTCAGATCCAGCGAGCCAAGCCGGCCCGAGAAGGTTTGCGATTTGACTAGATATCAGCAAAAATGCGGTTGAGTCAAGCGTACGCACCGTTGTGCACAACGGTCACCCTTCGATGGGGGCGCATCAAAGAACCAGAAGCCCCAGTCCACCGTTCCACCCGCCCATCTCACATCCCCAGCTTATCCATCCACCCGGCAAGCCCGCCCTTATCAGCCCCCCGCTTCCAGAGCCCCgcgggcgccgaccgccgcgcAACCGAGCCATTCACCGCGCCGAACCCCAGATACTTGCCCAGACTCGGCGGCAGATCCTCGACCCTGGTGCCCCAGGCGCTCTCGTTGCGGCCGAGGGTGAGGACCAGCTCCTTGCCCTCGGTGAAGAAGCTGTGGTCGAGCCAGTTGCGGGAGTAGGGGCGGCCGTCGAGCGTGGCGCTCTGGATGTACAGGTTGGCGTAGGCCGGcgggtcgaggccgagggcgcgcaCGCGGGCGGTGCGGCCGGTGAGCGGGTGCGTCACGTTGACCTCCTCGAAGAAGGGCGGCGTGATCAGGTAGACGTCCTGGCCCGGGTTCGGGAACAGGCCGATCATGGCGAAGGCCAGGAACGCGCCCATCGCGCCGCTGTCGTCGTTGCCCGGCAGGCCGTCGGGCGTCGGCCGGAAGGAGGACGGGATGTAGAAGTGCGAGCGCAGCGCCGAGAGCGCCGGGCGGCCGGCGTAGTGGTACTGGAACACGGTGAGGAAGGCCGGCTCGTTGCCGATGAACGTGATGGACCGGTCGTGCAGGTAGTTGAGCCGGGACACGAAGCTCGCCGGGCCGCCGTAGAGGGTTATGAGGGAGGCTTGGTCGTGCGGGACGAAGCTAATAGAGGAGTGGGGCGTTGGTTTGGTTAGATGTCGGGGTAGGGGAGGGGGCGGAAGGGGCGGGcatgggatgggatgggaaAGACGTACAAGCCGTACTCCCAAATGCTGCTCTCAAAGGTCTCGCGGCCGGTGTTTTGCAGAGAGCAGACGCTGAACGAGTCGAGGTTGCTGCAGTTCAGGGGGTCTTGATAGCCCCACGTCTTGTTCAGGTACCGCGGCTGGAAGAAGCCTGTGAAACCTGTCTGGGTGCCGTTCCACCAAGTGGAGACTTGGTCGGCCTTGAAGAGGTTTTGCCAGTTGCCGCTCGACTCGAGGTACTTCTCCTTGTCGCTGGTCTTACCGAGGCCTTCGGCCATCTGGGAGATGCAAAAGTCGTTGTAGGCGTATTCGAGCGTGCGCGAGATGCTCCGGGTCATGGTGCCAAATCCCTTGTAGTCGAAGTCTTGGACCGGAATGTAGCCGAGGGACTTCCAGCTGTCCAGGCCTCCACGCCCCTCACAGCACCAGTCGTAGGGTTCAACTTCGGCGTCCTtcacgacggcggcgtacCCATCGTCCCACTTGGCAAATTTTTAGCCTCTGTTGGCGGAAATGAGATTCAGCGTAGCATATCAGATCTTACGTTGATTCCACCCTGCAACCCCTTGACGTAGGCGTCCGCAAGCACGACGTCGGCATTGGACCCACCCTAGCAAGGTCAGCAACGGCGTCCGAACAGTGTGGTAGGGCGGTATCACCTGGGTGTAGCCCTTGCTGAGACTCATCCGGCAATCCGGCAGCCATCCCAGGTGGCGGTAAGTGTCGATTAGTGAGCGGATCATTTCGGTAACCGCGGTGGGATCCGTGATGGTCAAAAGCGGGAGTTGTGATCGGAATAGGTCCCAGATGCTAACCAAGTCAGCTTGAGATGTGTACATTAACTTAGAGAACCCTTCATCCTACCAGTAGAACGAGTCAAAGTACGGCTCGTCGCTGGACCAGAGCGGATTCTCGCCCGTGTAGTTCTGTGGGTTGATCATGGTCCGGTAGATGCCGCTGTAGAAGTTTGTCAACATGGAGCCGTCCACCTTGTTTGTCGACACCCTGATCGGGCTCATCTTTTCCCtccaggccgccgtcgcagcCTCGGAAACAGCAGTGAAGTCAAAGTCCGGGATCTCGGTCTCGGCATGCTCGCACGCCCGTTCGACGCTGATGAAGCTGGTAGCAGTCCGGACGAGGATAGGTTCGGCGGCCGAGTTGAACCTGACAAAAGCGCCGCCGGGAAGCGGATAGCCGTTGATGGACCTCGAGATTGTCAAGTTCTGgacggcggtgctggcccTGCTATCAACAAAGATGCCACTGTCGAGTACACCGGCACCATGGAAGTCGGTGCAGAAGTGCAAGACGAAATTCCCGGTACCGAAGCTCGGCAAGAAGCGGGCGCTCCCCGTGATGCGTCCTGTCGTTGGGTCCACGGCCACGGAGGCATTGTCCTGCCTCGAGTCGGCCAGATCCGTGAGATCCTGCAGAATCAGTGGCTTGgccggctcgtcgtcggctccGACAGAAGGAAAGGTGAAGCTAAAGAGCGCAGCGTGCTGGGTCGTGGTCATCTCGGCCCGGATGCCGGTGTCCAGCGTGATGCCGAAGGTGCCGGGCTTCGCAGACACGCTGGTGTTGCGAAAGCTGCCaaaggcggcgcgggccttctTGGGGAAGACGCAGCGGTCGATGTCCCCGCCCGGGCAGTTCGTGTAGGCGAACAGGGCGAAGTTGCCCAGGCTCGGActgccgccggtgccgctgtCGTGCATCATGCTGAAGCCGGTCACGGGGGAGCCGTCCAGAGTGAAGCCGCCCTGCCGGCTGGGGCTATTGGTGTCGGCGACGGCCTTGGCCATGCCGTACGGCAGAGAAGCACCGGGGAAGACGTTGCCGCCATTGCTGGCCCCGATCAGGGGGTCGACGTATGCGAGGGGGTCGAAGGCGTCCTGGGCCAGCACGGTGCCTGCCAGGACCAACCAGCCGGacgcgaggaggagggccatGATGGTGCAAGCGGCGACATGGCAGACGCTCAGCTGCTGTTTGACGAGACTGAAGGGATCCtccaggccgcggcggcggcgatcggCCAGCGGATATAACCGCCGTATTTAGGGCCGGCCACAGGCGGCAATGATAAACACGGCACGGCGCCATGTCGAACGGCACGCACGCGTCCATGGTTGATAGCTTGCCTGCCCGTCTACCCGGGGGGGTGCAGCACGCTTGGGGCAGGTGCGGAATGGGAGCAGGGTTCCTCGTCAGGGCCTGCCGTCCACGGCGTTGCAAGCAGGTCTGTTGCGTTGTAGTTCAGGGacagccgctgctggccgagattACCTGGTAATTTGTTTCTCGCATGCGCGTCTCGCGTGTCCTGCGGAACATCCACGAGGCAGGCCAACATCCATGGATGAGCTGCTTTCCCAAACCCCCTGCCAATAGTGTAACGTTAACATGGCGGGCAAACCTGGAAGTGCTGCGCGTGCCCACGGCTTCCAGACATTTGGCACTGTGGGGGGGGAGCACCAAAGCCAAGACACGGCACGCAGCGAGGGGATGCCCGTAACGCTCACTAACCAAAGCTGGAAGCCAGCGAGCATCCCCATCTCCCTCCCCTGCATGCCCACATGCCGTGCCTTTCACCTGCCATCTTCAACGGTTGCGCGGCGGGCACCCCTGGGGCAACCCGCTCGGCAGGTCTCGCTGATAACCAGCATCAACGAAAAGAATGGTCACTTGGAACCTCTGCCCTAGGAGATCGCGGtgaccccccccccccccctgcTTGCAAATAACTCGTTAACGTTTCTGTGTAACCATTGTGCAGCTCAGATCTGTTCGCCGATCTGGTGCCGGGGTCATCCGGACCCCTGCATACCTACCTGGACATTGCGACTCCATTCTTCCTCTGATCTACGGAGTACTGTTCCCTCCAACAGGCCCGAAGGGAAGAAGATGAGCCACCACAGAAAAAGTGGATATGCAGTCATCCGAAGATTACGTTACACAGTGAAAAATACCCGTGTGCACTCCACCGGTTTATCTGTCCCCGTACATCTGCAGCGAAGCTACTGTATGTCCTGGTAATCTATTGAGAACTGGATAACTAAGGTACTGTGCAAGTTGCGCTAAGTCACACAATTTGGGCCTCTCAACCGATCTCACCTccttacctaggtaggtaagttAACTCTGTCAGGAAAGCCCAGTAGTTACCTTAGTGTACAGGAACTGAAGCGGAGCTTAGCCTCGCTCCGCTGCTGCATAAACTGCGCGTAAGTAACACTGTTACAGAACTTCGTCTTTCAGCTTCGCTTCACGCGGTGGGGCGGAGGACCGAGTTTAGCATTCTTGGAACAATCAACTCACTCCTCACCACCGTTTTCAGGCCTTCATATGCTCGGCCGTTATCCGACTTCCACCTTCCCGACGACGCCCATACTTTCCTCGGAGGCCGGGCCCGGATTCCCTTGACTTCACAAACGCGGCTTTGTGCCATATCATTCGCAGTTACAAGCCTCGGGAGATTTCCGACGCAGTGGAAGAGACGCTTGAGAGAGGGTAGAAAGGCCTCAAAATTCGGGGGCTTCTTCTCACATTCCCTTCTTCAACCTTTCCATCCCTCATCATCTTTGACTATTTTTTGAGTGCCATACTTCACCGGCATCTCCCCTCTCTTTCAGAGGTCGGAAAGCATCGTCAACCGTTCCGGTCATTACATCTGGATCGTCTGGTCGTTCACAGTATCGCCACTCCAGCTTCGAGAAATCAGCCTGTTCACTGTTCTCGAGCCGTCTTGGGCCTTACGAAGGAGAGAAAACAATCCTCACTGCCCGCCCAACTGTCGCAAGATGCTCTATCTTGTGGGCCTTGGTCTCTCCGATGAGACAGATATTACAGTCAAGGGTCTGGAGGTCGTGAAGAGAGCCTCCCGAGTTTACCTCGAGGCTTACACGAGCATCCTGCTTGTGGATCACTCCGTTCTTGTGCGCCGCTATCACCGCCCTGCGCCCCAGACCTCGACTCAGGCTGATGCAACAGTAGGAATCTTACTATGGCCGCTCCATCGTAGTTGC is part of the Thermothielavioides terrestris NRRL 8126 chromosome 2, complete sequence genome and encodes:
- a CDS encoding glycoside hydrolase family 92 protein (CAZy_ID 269945) codes for the protein MALLLASGWLVLAGTVLAQDAFDPLAYVDPLIGASNGGNVFPGASLPYGMAKAVADTNSPSRQGGFTLDGSPVTGFSMMHDSGTGGSPSLGNFALFAYTNCPGGDIDRCVFPKKARAAFGSFRNTSVSAKPGTFGITLDTGIRAEMTTTQHAALFSFTFPSVGADDEPAKPLILQDLTDLADSRQDNASVAVDPTTGRITGSARFLPSFGTGNFVLHFCTDFHGAGVLDSGIFVDSRASTAVQNLTISRSINGYPLPGGAFVRFNSAAEPILVRTATSFISVERACEHAETEIPDFDFTAVSEAATAAWREKMSPIRVSTNKVDGSMLTNFYSGIYRTMINPQNYTGENPLWSSDEPYFDSFYCIWDLFRSQLPLLTITDPTAVTEMIRSLIDTYRHLGWLPDCRMSLSKGYTQGGSNADVVLADAYVKGLQGGINWDDGYAAVVKDAEVEPYDWCCEGRGGLDSWKSLGYIPVQDFDYKGFGTMTRSISRTLEYAYNDFCISQMAEGLGKTSDKEKYLESSGNWQNLFKADQVSTWWNGTQTGFTGFFQPRYLNKTWGYQDPLNCSNLDSFSVCSLQNTGRETFESSIWEYGFFVPHDQASLITLYGGPASFVSRLNYLHDRSITFIGNEPAFLTVFQYHYAGRPALSALRSHFYIPSSFRPTPDGLPGNDDSGAMGAFLAFAMIGLFPNPGQDVYLITPPFFEEVNVTHPLTGRTARVRALGLDPPAYANLYIQSATLDGRPYSRNWLDHSFFTEGKELVLTLGRNESAWGTRVEDLPPSLGKYLGFGAVNGSVARRSAPAGLWKRGADKGGLAGWMDKLGM